The proteins below are encoded in one region of Streptomyces sp. NBC_00490:
- a CDS encoding ATP-grasp domain-containing protein: MTAPVDDRPRLLMVMPYRQFVRKAQDEGFWVGAIWDPRLQTPEYLDDVRALADVFVTADFRDEELLRRTIREVAKEHRASVIYHIGREETMAAAYEVAEELHVEVNPAEAVRFLTDKHAMRDLLAARGLSPVTFEAVATRREVPDAVRRIGRPAVVKPTALAGSRGVFLWQEEADLAVWTALVEQYDYDGPFLVEEYLRGPEYSVETLSRDGEHRIVGITEKLLGAPPLFVEAGHVHPAPLPPERRQAVEDLTTELLTACGYRFGPAHTEVIWTAAGPRIVESQARLGGDRIPRLVQLATGLDIEQAIFASLAGTPARPAEATATAIVRFFAFPPGHVDEIRGLEKAAGLDHVDELSLKLHPGDTVTEVRDSKSRHGHVIVSGASPDEARRRCAEVLAALEVVIDGTPVRADHAGALGAAV; this comes from the coding sequence GTGACGGCGCCCGTGGACGACCGGCCCCGCCTGCTGATGGTGATGCCGTACCGCCAGTTCGTCCGCAAGGCACAGGACGAGGGGTTCTGGGTCGGCGCGATCTGGGACCCGCGGCTGCAGACGCCCGAGTACCTGGACGACGTACGCGCCCTGGCGGACGTGTTCGTCACGGCCGACTTCCGGGACGAGGAACTGCTGCGCCGCACCATCCGCGAGGTGGCGAAGGAGCACCGCGCCTCGGTGATCTACCACATCGGCCGCGAGGAGACGATGGCCGCCGCCTACGAGGTGGCCGAGGAACTCCACGTCGAGGTCAACCCGGCCGAGGCCGTCCGGTTCCTCACCGACAAGCACGCCATGCGGGACCTGCTCGCCGCACGCGGACTGTCCCCCGTGACCTTCGAGGCGGTGGCGACCCGGCGCGAGGTGCCGGACGCGGTCCGCCGCATCGGCCGCCCGGCCGTGGTCAAGCCGACCGCACTGGCCGGCAGCCGGGGCGTGTTCCTGTGGCAGGAGGAGGCGGACCTCGCGGTCTGGACGGCACTCGTCGAGCAGTACGACTACGACGGTCCGTTCCTGGTCGAGGAGTATCTGCGCGGTCCCGAGTACAGCGTGGAGACACTGAGCCGGGACGGCGAGCACCGGATCGTCGGGATCACCGAGAAACTGCTCGGCGCGCCGCCGCTGTTCGTGGAGGCGGGGCACGTCCATCCGGCGCCCCTGCCCCCGGAGCGCCGGCAGGCCGTCGAGGACCTGACGACCGAACTGCTCACCGCGTGCGGGTACCGGTTCGGGCCCGCGCACACCGAGGTGATCTGGACCGCGGCCGGCCCCCGCATCGTCGAGTCGCAGGCCCGGCTCGGCGGGGACCGCATCCCCCGCCTCGTCCAGCTGGCCACCGGCCTCGACATCGAACAGGCGATCTTCGCGAGCCTGGCGGGCACCCCGGCCAGGCCCGCCGAGGCGACCGCGACGGCCATCGTCCGGTTCTTCGCCTTCCCGCCGGGCCACGTCGACGAGATCCGCGGTCTGGAGAAGGCCGCCGGGCTCGACCACGTCGACGAGCTGAGCCTCAAGCTGCACCCCGGCGACACCGTGACCGAGGTCCGCGACTCCAAGAGCCGGCACGGACACGTCATCGTCTCCGGCGCCTCGCCCGACGAGGCCCGCCGACGGTGCGCCGAGGTGCTCGCCGCTCTCGAGGTCGTCATCGACGGCACACCCGTACGAGCGGACCACGCCGGAGCGCTCGGGGCGGCCGTATGA
- a CDS encoding cysteine synthase, whose protein sequence is MPEHPVAGAAIRYLIARPGRVVSVSGQERAAALPGVEEVVVKPKPGAVLREPRRNGDRAGHVLVIAETAQLAARTAEAAVKEIDIRTEPVTARPVADSLVDLIGRTPLLRLPVDRVLAGVPAGTEVLAKLELFNPWSSSKDRAALSMLRGAEERGLLTPGNGTVIEATSGNTGISLAALAAARGYRCVIVLPDNATQERVAMLRSLGAEVVRTPHTGGYQAAVDKAGELHDQTPGSWFCCQHDNPDNTRAHYESTGPEIWADAEGRIDVFVCGVGTGGTLSGAGRYLLERNPDVRIVAVEPAGSPLLSGGEPGTHTIPGFNGGFIAPTTERELIDEVIAVADADALDTTRRLAVQAGLTVGVSSGAVVHACGVVAARPENRGKRIVTLLPDTGERYLSLLGRVAEEQAAGGTR, encoded by the coding sequence GTGCCCGAGCACCCCGTCGCCGGCGCCGCCATCCGCTACCTGATCGCCCGGCCGGGCCGGGTGGTGTCGGTCTCCGGCCAGGAGCGCGCCGCCGCGCTGCCCGGCGTGGAGGAGGTCGTCGTCAAGCCGAAGCCCGGCGCCGTGCTGCGCGAGCCGCGCCGCAACGGCGACCGCGCCGGCCATGTCCTCGTGATCGCCGAGACCGCCCAGCTCGCGGCGCGGACCGCCGAGGCCGCCGTCAAGGAGATCGACATCAGGACCGAGCCGGTCACCGCCCGCCCGGTCGCCGACTCCCTCGTCGACCTGATCGGCCGCACCCCGCTGCTCCGGCTCCCCGTGGACCGCGTCCTGGCCGGGGTCCCGGCCGGGACCGAGGTCCTGGCGAAGCTGGAGCTGTTCAACCCCTGGTCCAGCAGCAAGGACCGGGCCGCGCTGTCGATGCTGCGCGGCGCCGAGGAGCGCGGACTGCTCACCCCCGGCAACGGCACCGTGATCGAGGCGACGTCCGGCAACACCGGCATCTCGCTGGCCGCCCTCGCCGCCGCCCGCGGCTACCGCTGCGTCATCGTGCTGCCCGACAACGCGACCCAGGAGCGCGTCGCCATGCTCCGGTCGCTCGGCGCCGAGGTGGTGCGCACCCCGCACACCGGCGGCTACCAGGCGGCCGTCGACAAGGCCGGGGAACTCCACGACCAGACCCCCGGCTCCTGGTTCTGCTGCCAGCACGACAACCCCGACAACACCCGGGCGCACTACGAGTCGACCGGCCCGGAGATCTGGGCCGACGCCGAGGGCCGGATCGACGTCTTCGTCTGCGGAGTGGGCACCGGCGGCACCCTCAGCGGCGCGGGACGCTACCTGCTGGAGCGCAACCCCGACGTCCGGATCGTCGCCGTCGAGCCGGCCGGCTCGCCGCTGCTGTCCGGCGGGGAGCCCGGCACGCACACCATCCCCGGCTTCAACGGCGGCTTCATCGCACCCACCACGGAACGCGAACTCATCGACGAGGTGATCGCGGTCGCCGACGCCGACGCCCTCGACACCACCCGGCGGCTCGCCGTGCAGGCCGGCCTCACCGTCGGCGTCTCCTCCGGCGCGGTCGTCCACGCCTGCGGTGTCGTGGCCGCCCGTCCCGAGAACCGGGGCAAGCGCATCGTGACCCTGCTCCCCGACACCGGCGAGCGCTATCTGAGCCTGCTCGGCCGCGTCGCCGAGGAGCAGGCGGCCGGGGGCACCCGGTGA